One part of the Vicia villosa cultivar HV-30 ecotype Madison, WI linkage group LG6, Vvil1.0, whole genome shotgun sequence genome encodes these proteins:
- the LOC131610395 gene encoding polygalacturonase inhibitor-like, whose translation MRNMFSGAAIALTFLSLMLLTPVTFSEKCNPQDKKVLLRIKQELNNPYLLASWNPKTDCCHWYCVKCDIKTHRITTLIIQDSVPYTNLSGHIPPSVGDLPYLENLEFHKLPRLTGPIQPTIAKLKNLKYLFIEYTNVSGSIPSFLSKLTNLQLLHLSTNNLTGSIPSSLSQLSNLESLHLDRNKLTGPIPESFGSFKKPGPNLVLSHNQLSGPIPASLGQIDPARIDLSRNKLEGDASVLFGSKKRTYFIDVSRNLLSFDLSKVDFPKKSLNRLDLNHNKIYGKIPVALTKVVDLQYFNVSYNRLSGEIPRGGELQKRFDVYAYFHNKGLCGSPLPPCKK comes from the coding sequence ATGAGAAACATGTTTAGTGGAGCTGCAATAGCTCTAACCTTCCTCTCCCTCATGTTACTCACCCCAGTTACATTCTCTGAGAAATGCAACCCACAAGACAAGAAAGTTCTCCTCAGAATCAAACAAGAACTCAACAACCCTTACCTTCTAGCCTCATGGAACCCAAAAACAGATTGTTGTCACTGGTACTGTGTCAAATGCGACATCAAAACTCACCGTATCACCACCCTAATCATACAAGACTCCGTACCATACACAAATCTCTCCGGTCACATCCCTCCTTCCGTCGGTGACCTCCCTTATCTCGAGAACCTCGAATTCCACAAACTTCCCAGACTCACAGGCCCAATCCAACCCACCATAGCCAAGCTCAAAAACCTCAAATATCTTTTCATCGAATACACCAATGTCTCTGGCTCAATACCCTCTTTCTTGTCTAAACTCACTAACCTCCAGCTTCTTCATCTTTCCACCAACAACCTCACCGGCTCCATCCCCAGCTCACTCTCCCAGTTATCTAACCTCGAGTCCTTACACTTAGACAGAAACAAGCTCACAGGCCCAATTCCAGAATCATTCGGTTCATTCAAAAAGCCCGGGCCAAATCTCGTCCTATCTCACAACCAGCTTTCTGGACCCATTCCAGCTTCATTAGGCCAGATAGATCCAGCGAGAATAGACTTATCCAGAAACAAGCTTGAAGGTGATGCTTCTGTGCTCTTCGGGAGCAAGAAAAGGACATATTTCATTGATGTTTCAAGGAACTTGTTGTCGTTTGATTTGTCAAAGGTTGATTTTccgaaaaagagtttgaataggTTGGATCTAAATCATAACAAGATATATGGGAAGATTCCAGTGGCACTGACGAAAGTGGTAGATTTGCAGTACTTTAATGTGAGTTATAATAGGTTGTCTGGTGAGATACCGCGAGGTGGTGAATTGCAGAAGAGGTTTGATGTTTATGCTTATTTTCACAACAAGGGTTTGTGTGGGTCACCACTTCCACCATGCAAAAAGTGA
- the LOC131614946 gene encoding uncharacterized protein At4g04775-like, which translates to MDSTRSSSVGNSIGGSIPRCGCNESMKMFVSNTHENPRRKFWRCKNRGKSDAACDLFLWDDEVVEHNMRDGKKEVFRGGELVIKNSEFTLDQMKAFGLQFGKEFGKEFSKEFGLDASSKKVEKLKKLLNEERKKNFRLMVALVASWILLFVVYKMC; encoded by the exons ATGGACTCTACAAGAAGCTCGTCAGTTGGCAATTCAATCGGTGGATCAATACCCAGATGTGGATGCAACGAATCAATGAAGATGTTTGTCTCAAACACACACGAAAACCCTCGGAGGAAGTTTTGGAGATGCAAGAATCGTGGAAAG AGTGATGCAGCATGCGATTTGTTTCTTTGGGATGATGAAGTCGTGGAACACAACATGAGAGATGGGAAGAAAGAAGTTTTCAGAGGTGGAGAGTTGGTTATCAAAAACAGTGAATTCACACTTGATCAAATGAAAGCTTTTGGATTACAGTTTGGGAAAGAGTTTGGAAAGGAGTTTTCCAAAGAATTTGGCCTAGATGCATCTTCAAAGAAGGTTGAAAAGTTGAAGAAGTTGCTGaatgaagaaaggaaaaaaaacttCAGGTTGATGGTGGCCTTGGTAGCATCTTGGATTTTGTTGTTTGTTGTATACAAGATGTGTTAA
- the LOC131614949 gene encoding uncharacterized protein LOC131614949, protein MDATYQTNKYRQPLFEIVGMTSTELTFAVAFSYMECEQTESYCWVLDKLKQLFVKKDVGPQEYVMKDMQETINTLWKDVVWASNEVEYGVRLQYLEQACFACSDFLDYVKNTWLFPHKQRFIGAWIDRVLHFGNTTTNRVESAHWKLKQMIGNSLGDMVKVWEAMNSNLKIQIGNIRASCQKSFYEGKCGCTMRTSYGLPCACEMGKLIVVGIPLPIESVHLQWRILSMEGELPLDEEAGSEVDMSNAIDELWRRFKSLDVVGKRALKSRVCEIAYPTTTSLCPPPEKIKTKGGVKRKEKKPVGYDVYRDPSSFEYADQASQSSQIQSQASQTSRKQSQSKKHSQSNKTQNKT, encoded by the exons ATGGATGCCACATATCAGACCAACAAATATAGACAACCTCTTTTTGAAATAGTTGGCATGACATCGACCGAGTTGACATTTGCGGTTGCATTTTCTTATATGGAGTGTGAGCAGACAGAGAGTTATTGTTGGGTCTTGGATAAGCTGAAACAATTGTTTGTGAAAAAAGATGTGGGTCCACAA GAATATGTGATGAAAGACATGCAAGAGACGATAAACACATTGTGGAAAGATGTTGTATGGGCTAGTAATGAGGTTGAGTATGGTGTACGGTTGCAATATCTTGAGCAAGCATGCTTTGCTTGTAGTGACTTCCTCGATTACGTGAAAAACACTTGGTTGTTCCCACATAAGCAAAGATTTATAGGCGCATGGATTGATCGCGTGCTTCATTTTGGTAACACCACGACTAATCG ggttgagTCTGCACATTGGAAGCTAAAGCAGATGATAGGGAACAGTCTTGGTGACATGGTCAAAGTttgggaagctatgaattctAACCTAAAAATACAAATAGGTAACATTCGAGCTTCATGTCAAAAAAGTTTTTATGAG GGAAAATGTGGTTGTACTATGAGAACAAGTTATGGGTTACCTTGTGCTTGTGAGATGGGAAAATTGATTGTTGTTGGAATCCCATTACCAATAGAAAGTGTTCATCTTCAATGGAGGATACTATCTATGGAAGGTGAGTTGCCTTTAGATGAGGAAGCTGGTTCAGAGGTGGATATGAGtaatgcaattgatgaattgtggaGAAGGTTTAAATCACTAGATGTTGTTGGAAAAAGAGCATTGAAAAGTAGGGTTTGTGAAATTGCATATCCCACAACAACTTCATTGTGTCCACCACctgagaaaataaaaacaaaaggaggAGTGAAGAGGAAAGAGAAGAAACCAGTTGGGTATGATGTTTATAGGGATCCTTCAAGTTTTGAGTATGCTGATCAGGCGTCTCAATCTTCACAAATACAATCGCAAGCATCACAAACTTCCAGGAAGCAGTCACAGTCTAAGAAGCACTCACAATCAAATAAAAcccaaaataaaacataa
- the LOC131614947 gene encoding uncharacterized protein LOC131614947 codes for MEIPLQICQKNEITVDTTDAFSTSQRFVTREEVIRWVKETGINNKVTVIITRSDAETDKRGRSNKVIFGCDKWGKYKGKSETQSATKRRGCPFKIRSTPTKDGSGWKVDVKCGVHNHGLQDRLEGHSFVDRLATDEKQHVADLTKRRVPPRHILISLQERDPENVTRITQIYKHKSVIEA; via the coding sequence ATGGAAATTCCGCTCCAGATTTGTCAAAAAAACGAGATAACTGTAGATACCACCGATGCTTTCAGTACTTCACAAAGATTTGTCACACGGGAAGAGGTTATCCGATGGGTTAAAGAGACTGGAATCAACAATAAAGTGACCGTTATCATCACCCGCTCGGACGCTGAAACAGACAAAAGAGGAAGAAGCAACAAAGTGATATTTGGGTGCGATAAATGGGGGAAATATAAGGGTAAAAGTGAGACTCAAAGTGCTACTAAGAGACGTGGATGTCCATTCAAAATTAGGTCGACACCGACAAAAGATGGGTCTGGATGGAAGGTTGATGTAAAatgtggagttcataatcatggTTTACAAGATAGATTGGAAGGTCATTCTTTTGTTGATAGGTTGGCAACAGATGAGAAGCAGCATGTTGCTGATTTGACAAAGAGACGTGTTCCGCCTAGACACATATTGATTTCCTTGCAAGAGCGAGATCCTGAAAATGTCACTCGGATCACCCAAATATACAAGCATAAGAGTGTGATAGAAGCATAG